From the genome of Miscanthus floridulus cultivar M001 chromosome 10, ASM1932011v1, whole genome shotgun sequence, one region includes:
- the LOC136487222 gene encoding non-specific phospholipase C4-like: MTSFAQVYGTPFIDAATTPITPSGVLAPPMTGFAQQAEKEKVGMSGTVMSGFRPDAVPVYRELVKEFAVCDRWFASNPASTQPNRLFVHSATSHGLVSNDTKALVAGLPQRTIFDVLHDEGFSFGIYYQYPPSTLFYRNLRQLKYAGSFHAFDLDFRRHCREGKLPGYVAVEQRYFDLEILPGNDDHPSHDVAEGQRFVKEVYEALRSGPQWEETLLVVTYDEHGGFYDHVPTPAGAGVVPSPDGIVSAAPFFFGFDHLGVRVPTLLVSPWIEPGTVLHRLSGPYPTSEFEHSSIPTTVKKLFNLFNLRSFLTKRDAWAGTFDCFLTRKKKVLITGFH, encoded by the coding sequence ATGACCAGCTTCGCGCAGGTGTATGGGACACCCTTCATCGACGCCGCCACAACGCCCATCACCCCGTCGGGCGTGCTAGCGCCGCCCATGACCGGCTTCGCGCAGCAGGCGGAGAAGGAGAAAGTCGGCATGTCCGGCACCGTCATGAGCGGGTTCCGCCCCGACGCCGTGCCCGTGTACCGCGAGCTGGTGAAGGAGTTCGCCGTGTGCGACCGGTGGTTCGCGTCGAACCCGGCGTCGACGCAGCCCAACCGGCTGTTCGTGCACTCCGCCACCTCCCACGGCCTCGTCAGCAACGACACCAAGGCGCTGGTGGCGGGGCTCCCACAGCGGACCATCTTCGACGTGCTCCACGACGAGGGCTTCTCCTTCGGCATCTACTACCAGTACCCGCCGTCGACGCTCTTCTACCGGAACCTTCGGCAGCTCAAGTACGCGGGCAGCTTCCACGCCTTCGACCTCGACTTCCGGCGTCACTGCCGGGAGGGGAAGCTGCCCGGCTACGTCGCCGTGGAGCAGCGCTACTTCGACCTGGAGATCCTCCCGGGGAACGACGACCACCCGTCCCATGACGTGGCCGAAGGCCAGCGGTTCGTCAAGGAGGTGTACGAGGCGCTGCGGTCGGGGCCGCAGTGGGAGGAAACTCTCCTCGTCGTCACCTACGACGAGCACGGCGGGTTCTACGACCACGTACCCACGCCTGCCGGCGCCGGCGTCGTGCCCAGCCCCGACGGCATCGTCAGCGCCGCGCCTTTCTTCTTCGGCTTCGACCACCTCGGCGTCCGCGTCCCGACGCTGCTCGTGTCGCCGTGGATCGAGCCCGGGACCGTGCTGCATAGGCTGTCGGGGCCATACCCGACGTCGGAGTTCGAGCACTCCTCCATCCCGACCACCGTCAAGAAGCTCTTCAACCTCTTCAACCTTAGGAGCTTCCTCACCAAGCGCGACGCCTGGGCCGGCACCTTCGACTGCTTCCTCACGCGCAAGAAGAAGGTACTGATAACTGGGTTCCACTAG